The Sphingomonas alpina genome has a segment encoding these proteins:
- a CDS encoding HutD family protein, translated as MTHQVLRAADRTPRPWKNGGGVTRDICAFPTGSAMDDFDWRLSMADVREAGPFSSFPGIDRVLMVLLGRLELDFGAGDPPLALTPETAAHPFPGDIAVNGTPIRGPVTDLNLMVRRGLMTGAIRHLPAGVIDIPATRLETRLIVATNDIEMRCGAGSYQLTRFDALLVSATDGREERFELSGPALLIEIMPADARSGASAG; from the coding sequence ATGACGCACCAGGTCCTTCGCGCCGCCGATCGCACCCCCCGGCCATGGAAGAATGGCGGCGGCGTGACGCGGGATATCTGCGCCTTTCCCACAGGCAGCGCGATGGACGATTTCGACTGGCGGCTGAGCATGGCCGATGTCCGGGAAGCGGGTCCGTTCTCGTCCTTCCCGGGCATCGACCGCGTATTGATGGTGCTGCTGGGACGGCTCGAACTGGATTTCGGCGCGGGCGATCCGCCTCTCGCCCTGACTCCGGAAACCGCCGCCCATCCCTTTCCCGGCGATATCGCGGTCAATGGCACGCCGATCCGTGGTCCGGTCACGGACCTGAACCTCATGGTCCGGCGCGGACTGATGACGGGCGCGATCCGGCATCTGCCCGCCGGCGTCATCGATATCCCGGCGACGCGCTTAGAAACGCGCCTGATCGTCGCCACCAACGATATCGAGATGAGGTGCGGGGCGGGTAGCTATCAGCTTACCCGCTTCGATGCGCTGCTGGTGTCCGCAACGGATGGGCGGGAAGAACGCTTCGAGTTGAGCGGACCGGCATTGCTGATCGAGATCATGCCTGCCGACGCCCGTTCCGGGGCATCGGCAGGATAA
- a CDS encoding RidA family protein, whose translation MTITRIDAGPRMSQAVIHGDTVYLAGQVGAPGESVTAQTEAVLAQVESLLARAGSDKSKILMATIWLADMADFAEMNAVWDVWVGGLDAPARATGEAKLATPDYKVEVIVIAAR comes from the coding sequence ATGACCATCACGCGCATCGATGCAGGCCCCCGCATGAGCCAGGCCGTGATCCATGGCGACACCGTCTATCTGGCCGGCCAGGTCGGCGCGCCGGGTGAGAGCGTCACCGCGCAGACCGAGGCGGTACTGGCGCAGGTCGAGTCACTGCTCGCGCGGGCCGGCAGCGACAAATCGAAGATTCTCATGGCCACGATCTGGCTCGCCGACATGGCCGATTTTGCCGAGATGAATGCGGTCTGGGATGTCTGGGTCGGCGGGCTCGACGCACCGGCACGTGCGACCGGCGAGGCAAAGCTGGCGACGCCGGACTATAAGGTCGAAGTGATCGTCATCGCGGCGCGCTGA